A region of Vitis riparia cultivar Riparia Gloire de Montpellier isolate 1030 chromosome 1, EGFV_Vit.rip_1.0, whole genome shotgun sequence DNA encodes the following proteins:
- the LOC117913663 gene encoding E3 ubiquitin-protein ligase RGLG2-like isoform X2 translates to MPTHPTVTAALAQAGLESSNLIVGIDFTKSNEWTGSRSFNRKSLHHIGRGQNPYEQAISIIGKTLSAFDEDNLIPCFGFGDASTHDQDIFSFYQDERPCNGFEEVLMRYRELVPSLRLAGPTSFAPIIEMASTIVEKSGGQYHVLLIIADGQVTRSVDTQHGQLSSQEQKTIDAIVKASKYPLSIILVGVGDGPWDVMREFDDNIPARAFDNFQFVNFTEIMSKNVDSSRTQTEFALAALMEIPSQYKATIDLNTLGVRRGNAPTRVPLPPPQYGTPSFSSSSKPYHSNSFQKSVESYPEDEATVSTGPSSNSLYDNKVCPICLSNPKDMAFGCGHQTCCECGVDLNSCPICRSPIQTRIKLYQ, encoded by the exons ATGCCTACACATCCTACC GTTACTGCTGCTCTTGCTCAAGCTGGCCTAGAGTCTTCTAACCTCATTGTTGGTATTGACTTCACCAAGAGTAATGAGTGGACAG GTTCCAGGTCATTCAATAGGAAGAGCTTACATCACATTGGAAGGGGTCAAAATCCATATGAGCAAGCAATAAGTATTATTGGGAAGACCTTATCTGCATTTGATGAGGATAACTTGATTCCCTGCTTTGGATTTGGAGATG CCTCAACACACGATCAAGATATCTTCAGTTTCTACCAGGACGAGAGGCCCTGTAATGGATTTGAAGAAGTGCTGATGAGATACAGAGAATTGGTTCCCAGCCTTCGACTTGCAG GACCCACCTCTTTTGCACCCATCATTGAAATGGCCTCGACCATTGTTGAGAAAAGTGGTGGCCAATACCATGTTTTGCTGATAATAGCTGATGGACAG GTGACACGAAGCGTTGATACACAGCATGGCCAGCTCAGCTCTCAAGAGCAAAAGACGATCGATGCAATTGTAAAAGCAAG TAAGTACCCCTTGTCAATAATTTTGGTTGGGGTTGGAGATGGGCCTTGGGATGTGATGAGGGAGTTCGATGACAACATCCCTGCTCGTGCCTTCGATAATTTCCAG TTCGTGAATTTTACAGAAATTATGTCAAAGAATGTTGATTCATCGAGAACACAGACAGAGTTTGCTCTTGCAGCCTTGATGGAAATTCCTTCCCAATATAAAGCAACTATTGATCTCAATACACTGGG TGTAAGGAGAGGGAATGCTCCTACTAGGGTTCCTCTCCCCCCACCCCAGTATGGAACACCTTCTTTCAGCAGCAGCTCGAAACCTTACCACTCAAACAGTTTCCAAAAAAGCGTTGAGTCTTATCCTGAAGATGAGGCAACAGTCAGCACAGGCCCATCTTCTAATTCTCTTTATGATAACAAG GTTTGCCCCATTTGTCTCAGTAATCCAAAGGATATGGCTTTTGGTTGTGGTCATCAG ACTTGCTGTGAGTGTGGAGTAGACCTCAATTCATGCCCCATTTGCCGAAGCCCGATCCAGACTAGAATAAAGCTGTATCAATAA
- the LOC117913639 gene encoding protein GLE1, translated as MGAVKLELRCPQNENGIIAADPEPDWSFEALVSELNSLELKLNSSSIFPIPFTKTESRGLSNVKKGPTAFVMRVSDDEMEDVEREGGVEEVYDRSLVAGSRFACDELYLSDSDDESNLHDQFHLMDKAGVAEGAFFELTHEHQLAVKEEVSTQISVLETDLVHERKKSTSAIVRVEKYIEARREMDRKLDIQYQRNIAEALDNHMTAVQRDHEHRSQIEERRIRNEAAFEEARKEKALQEEKLRQEKAKGEAKVRLELAAKKRAEEAKIAALEDERRAAKEAAEREAIGASTRDATEVAPKEATGHQIDASLGILNAQLNGSKTDGTKKAQSAGNILKSAESALKLEQGRLQKYKELDEKTQALGQSSNKDFHRHEQQFARRIRQISGTKENVRTKGNELIKIFNDPLCPQPINVAIFVKKVVSYFEVDQPSKVTYACGHVIVFVTSQVPYAMDLLLAELHRVCIYTVPKHIDYSKSAFKSKEDYYKMIGYREENGKIERTEDYLKRLACYMKLYAALVQTEADGVQNPHGLKEGWAWLARFLNALPANVYTAVALEVFLQVAGFALFRKYRSQFRKILKVISGNFLVALKAQAEKVKEPKLKQVIGNIQYYVEKNEFLQEPEGWRMQGSLLSGSMVPELDYPDSYHHPSNYSGSYRYSSYY; from the exons AT GGGAGCTGTTAAATTAGAACTTCGCTGTCCCCAAAATGAGAACGGAATTATCGCCGCCGATCCGGAACCAGATTGGAGCTTCGAAGCTCTTGTGTCGGAGCTGAATTCGTTAGAATTGAAGCTCAATTCATCGTCAATATTTCCTATCCCTTTTACTAAAACAGAGTCGCG AGGACTTTCCAATGTGAAGAAGGGCCCAACCGCATTTGTAATGCGGGTATCAGATGATGAGATGGAGGATGTGGAAAGAGAGGGTGGGGTTGAAGAAGTTTATGATCGGAGTTTAGTTGCAGGGAGCCGATTTGCCTGTGATGAACTTTATCTGAG TGATAGTGATGATGAGTCAAATCTTCATGACCAATTCCACTTGATGGATAAAGCAGGAGTAGCAGAAGGTGCATTTTTTGAGCTAACTCACGAGCATCAGCTTGCAGTTAAG GAGGAAGTTAGCACCCAAATTTCAGTATTGGAGACAGATCTAGtgcatgaaaggaaaaaatcTACATCTGCAATTGTTCGGGTTGAGAAATATATTGAAGCAAGGCGGGAGATGGATAGGAAACTTGATATTCAATATCAGCGCAATAT TGCAGAAGCGCTTGACAACCACATGACTGCTGTTCAGAGGGACCATGAACATAGATCCCAAATAGAAGAAAGGCGAATAAGGAATGAGGCTGCTTTTGAAGAGGCAAGAAAAGAGAAGGCTCTTCAAGAAGAAAAGCTACGTCAAGAAAAGGCTAAAGGAGAAGCAAAG GTTAGACTTGAGTTGGCGGCAAAGAAGAGAGCTGAGGAAGCAAAAATAGCAGCTTTGGAAGATGAGAGAAGAGCAGCAAAAGAAGCTGCAGAAAGGGAAGCTATTGGAGCCTCTACAAGAGATGCTACTGAAGTTGCCCCAAAGGAAGCTACAGGGCACCAGATAGATGCTAGTTTGGGAATTTTAAATGCTCAATTGAATGGATCCAAAACTGATGGAACTAAGAAAGCACAATCAGCAG GTAATATACTTAAGTCTGCAGAGAGTGCCCTAAAATTAGAGCAAGGGAGACTACAGAAGTACAAGGAGTTAGATGAAAAAACCCAGGCACTAGGACAAAGTTCCAATAAG GATTTTCATAGACATGAACAGCAATTTGCTAGGCGAATAAGACAAATATCAGGGACAAAAGAGAATGTCAG AACAAAAGGGAATGAACTAATTAAGATTTTCAACGATCCTCTTTGCCCTCAACCAATCAATGTTGCAATATTTGTGAAGAAG GTTGTTTCCTACTTTGAAGTGGATCAGCCTAGTAAGGTTACTTATGCATGTGGTCATGTCATTGTTTTTGTTACTTCACAG GTTCCATATGCAATGGATCTTCTTCTTGCTGAATTACATCGAGTTTGCATATATACTGTGCCAAAGCATATAGATTACTCAAAG TCAGCATTCAAATCGAAAGAGGATTACTACAAAATGATTGGCTATCgagaagaaaatgggaaaattgaaagaactgaagattatttgaaacgACTGGCATGTTACATGAAATTATATGCGGCACTGGTTCAG ACTGAAGCTGATGGCGTTCAAAACCCACATGGTCTAAAGGAAGGTTGGGCATGGCTGGCAAGGTTCTTAAATGCTCTCCCTGCCAATGTATATACCGCAGTTGCGCTTGAGGTGTTCCTGCAA GTGGCAGGCTTTGCTCTCTTTCGAAAGTACAGATCTCAGTTCAGGAAGATACTAAAGGTCATCTCTGGCAACTTTCTGGTTGCACTTAAAGCACAAGCAGAGAAAGTAAAAGAACCGAAGTTGAAGCAAGTCATTGGAAATATTCAGTACTATGTGGAAAAAAACGAGTTCCTTCAGGAACCAGAAGGATGGAGGATGCAGGGTTCTTTATTATCGGGTTCTATGGTGCCTGAGCTAGACTACCCAGATTCCTATCATCATCCATCGAATTACTCGGGTTCCTATCGTTATTCATCATACTACTGA
- the LOC117913663 gene encoding E3 ubiquitin-protein ligase RGLG2-like isoform X1 has product MGGKSSKGRSGRQYPSFESSSFNNHGYSQSQPYEEAYPAQPYYTPQHHSPPPPRYYSGAQTPHRHAQLDRRYSRIADNYNSLDQVTAALAQAGLESSNLIVGIDFTKSNEWTGSRSFNRKSLHHIGRGQNPYEQAISIIGKTLSAFDEDNLIPCFGFGDASTHDQDIFSFYQDERPCNGFEEVLMRYRELVPSLRLAGPTSFAPIIEMASTIVEKSGGQYHVLLIIADGQVTRSVDTQHGQLSSQEQKTIDAIVKASKYPLSIILVGVGDGPWDVMREFDDNIPARAFDNFQFVNFTEIMSKNVDSSRTQTEFALAALMEIPSQYKATIDLNTLGVRRGNAPTRVPLPPPQYGTPSFSSSSKPYHSNSFQKSVESYPEDEATVSTGPSSNSLYDNKVCPICLSNPKDMAFGCGHQTCCECGVDLNSCPICRSPIQTRIKLYQ; this is encoded by the exons ATGGGAGGGAAAAGTTCGAAAGGGCGGAGTGGGAGACAATATCCGTCGTTTGAATCGTCTTCATTCAACAACCATGGTTACTCACAGTCACAGCCTTATGAGGAGGCCTATCCAGCCCAGCCATACTACACGCCGCAGCACCACAGCCCTCCTCCACCTCGCTACTACAGCGGTGCTCAAACCCCTCACCGGCACGCCCAATTGGACCGGCGTTACTCCAGGATAGCTGATAATTATAATAGCTTGGATCAG GTTACTGCTGCTCTTGCTCAAGCTGGCCTAGAGTCTTCTAACCTCATTGTTGGTATTGACTTCACCAAGAGTAATGAGTGGACAG GTTCCAGGTCATTCAATAGGAAGAGCTTACATCACATTGGAAGGGGTCAAAATCCATATGAGCAAGCAATAAGTATTATTGGGAAGACCTTATCTGCATTTGATGAGGATAACTTGATTCCCTGCTTTGGATTTGGAGATG CCTCAACACACGATCAAGATATCTTCAGTTTCTACCAGGACGAGAGGCCCTGTAATGGATTTGAAGAAGTGCTGATGAGATACAGAGAATTGGTTCCCAGCCTTCGACTTGCAG GACCCACCTCTTTTGCACCCATCATTGAAATGGCCTCGACCATTGTTGAGAAAAGTGGTGGCCAATACCATGTTTTGCTGATAATAGCTGATGGACAG GTGACACGAAGCGTTGATACACAGCATGGCCAGCTCAGCTCTCAAGAGCAAAAGACGATCGATGCAATTGTAAAAGCAAG TAAGTACCCCTTGTCAATAATTTTGGTTGGGGTTGGAGATGGGCCTTGGGATGTGATGAGGGAGTTCGATGACAACATCCCTGCTCGTGCCTTCGATAATTTCCAG TTCGTGAATTTTACAGAAATTATGTCAAAGAATGTTGATTCATCGAGAACACAGACAGAGTTTGCTCTTGCAGCCTTGATGGAAATTCCTTCCCAATATAAAGCAACTATTGATCTCAATACACTGGG TGTAAGGAGAGGGAATGCTCCTACTAGGGTTCCTCTCCCCCCACCCCAGTATGGAACACCTTCTTTCAGCAGCAGCTCGAAACCTTACCACTCAAACAGTTTCCAAAAAAGCGTTGAGTCTTATCCTGAAGATGAGGCAACAGTCAGCACAGGCCCATCTTCTAATTCTCTTTATGATAACAAG GTTTGCCCCATTTGTCTCAGTAATCCAAAGGATATGGCTTTTGGTTGTGGTCATCAG ACTTGCTGTGAGTGTGGAGTAGACCTCAATTCATGCCCCATTTGCCGAAGCCCGATCCAGACTAGAATAAAGCTGTATCAATAA